The Impatiens glandulifera chromosome 3, dImpGla2.1, whole genome shotgun sequence genome contains a region encoding:
- the LOC124930156 gene encoding uncharacterized protein LOC124930156, with the protein MSHQYSTNYAWIANKFYRRSFGGQNMLCIDNLESKRIIEEVHVGTCGLHVNGMTLTKKILRLRYYWQNLKQEYVNYVRIYHQCQIYANLKHTPASLLYNMISPWSFSTWGITIIGKIYPHASNRNEFILVAIDYFTKWVDVVSYKVLKSSQVPKFIRTSIIARYGFPDALLSNNGRHYQGKILQVLDEFKIEHHKSSPHRPPNKWFGRSGKQKCD; encoded by the coding sequence ATGTCTCACCAGTATTCCACCAACTACGCTTGGATTGCCAACAAATTTTATCGTCGATCTTTCGGTGGTCAAAACATGCTTTGTATAGATAATCTTGAATCCAAGAGGATCATAGAAGAAGTACATGTAGGGACATGTGGTTTACACGTGAATGGAATGACTTTAACCAAGAAAATACTCCGTCTAagatattattggcaaaaccTCAAACAAGAATATGTGAACTATGTGAGGATTTATCATCAGTGTCAAATATATGCTAACCTGAAGCATACACCTGCCTCGCTCCTCTACAACATGATATCCCCTTGGTCCTTTTCTACATGGGGAATAACCATAATTGGGAAAATCTATCCTCACGCATCAAATAGAAACGAATTCATACTTGTCGCTATAgactacttcaccaaatgggTTGATGTGGTCTCTTACAAGGTCTTGAAATCATCTCAAGTGCCAAAGTTCATCCGAACTAGCATCATTGCTAGATATGGATTTCCTGATGCCCTACTTTCAAACAATGGTCGACACTATCAAGGAAAAATATTGCAAGTGCTCGACGAGTTCAAGATCGAGCATCACAAATCATCGCCCCATAGACCCCCAAACAAATGGTTTGGTCGAAGCGGCAAACAAAAATGTGATTAA